The Planctomicrobium piriforme genome includes a window with the following:
- the nadA gene encoding quinolinate synthase NadA: MAELTLPIVDATTEVYEDPLEVIEEIERLKKEQDAVILAHFYVDGDIQEIADYTGDSLKLARDATQATNSTIVFAGVHFMAESAKILSPEKRVLLPDLLAGCSLADSCPPQKLAAYQAELRAQGHDFVTVAYINTSAAVKSLCDWIVTSGNARELIEQKVPKDKEILFVPDQHLGRYLMEVTGREMILWPGSCMVHEVFSIQDLVRAKKRNPKAVVLAHPECPQNVVELADVVGGTEKMRRYVSSLSEPTTFLVATEANMIHPLKAIAPQHEYIPVPGIMADTGETCACNRCPHMARNTLAKVRDCLKFGRPEIVWQPYFEQAQDVLRRSLLS; encoded by the coding sequence ATGGCAGAGCTGACGTTACCAATTGTCGACGCGACGACCGAGGTCTATGAAGACCCGTTGGAAGTCATTGAAGAGATCGAGCGTCTGAAAAAAGAGCAGGACGCGGTGATCCTGGCGCACTTTTACGTCGACGGCGACATTCAGGAGATTGCGGATTACACCGGCGACTCGCTGAAGCTCGCCCGTGACGCGACTCAGGCGACGAACTCGACCATTGTGTTTGCCGGCGTCCATTTCATGGCAGAATCGGCGAAGATTCTCAGCCCTGAAAAACGGGTGCTGCTGCCAGACCTGCTGGCCGGGTGTTCGCTCGCGGATAGCTGTCCACCACAGAAGCTGGCCGCTTATCAAGCCGAGTTACGGGCGCAAGGACACGACTTCGTGACCGTGGCCTACATCAACACCTCGGCGGCGGTGAAGAGCCTGTGCGACTGGATCGTCACCAGCGGCAACGCGCGGGAACTGATTGAACAAAAGGTTCCCAAGGACAAGGAGATCCTGTTTGTTCCCGATCAGCACCTGGGGCGATACCTGATGGAAGTCACCGGTCGGGAGATGATTCTGTGGCCGGGCTCGTGCATGGTGCATGAAGTGTTCAGCATTCAGGATCTGGTCCGGGCGAAGAAGCGGAACCCGAAAGCAGTGGTGCTGGCTCATCCGGAATGTCCGCAGAACGTGGTGGAACTGGCGGACGTGGTCGGCGGGACTGAGAAAATGCGGCGGTATGTCAGCTCGCTCTCGGAGCCGACGACGTTTCTGGTCGCCACAGAAGCGAACATGATTCATCCGCTCAAGGCGATCGCCCCGCAGCACGAATACATTCCGGTTCCGGGGATCATGGCGGACACGGGAGAAACCTGTGCCTGTAACCGCTGCCCGCACATGGCGCGGAACACGCTGGCCAAGGTCCGCGACTGCCTGAAGTTCGGCCGGCCGGAAATCGTCTGGCAGCCGTATTTCGAACAGGCCCAGGACGTGCTGCGGCGCAGCCTGCTCTCCTGA
- a CDS encoding citrate synthase, which translates to MPNTLTITDNRTGRTYEIPVQEDTVKAIDLRQIKVEEGDFGLMAYDPGYTNTASCKSRITYIDGDVGILEYRGYPIEVLAEKCTYLEVAYLLLNGELPDAAQLKEWDDSIRFHTVVHENIKRQMESFRYDAHPMGMLISTVAAMSTFYPEAKKVGSPENRAVQIKRLIAKVPTIAAFSYRHSQGHPYVYPNNDLSYTENFLAMMFQMFNNGYKPDPALVRALEVLFILHADHEQNCSTSVMRAIGSSDADPYSAHAGAAAALYGPLHGGANEAVLRMLAEIGSVKEVPKYVARCKSGEMRLMGFGHRVYKNYDPRARIIKKCAEEVFDVTGRNPLLDVALELERIALEDEYFVKRKLYPNVDFYSGLIYEAMGLPVTMFPVLFAIPRTAGWLAQWKESMEDEEQRIQRPRQIYLGERTRDFVPLEKRPAAPKA; encoded by the coding sequence ATGCCGAACACGCTGACCATTACCGACAATCGCACGGGCAGGACGTACGAGATTCCGGTCCAGGAAGATACCGTCAAGGCGATTGATCTCCGACAGATCAAAGTCGAAGAGGGCGATTTCGGGTTGATGGCCTACGATCCCGGGTACACGAACACAGCGTCGTGCAAGAGCCGGATCACCTATATCGACGGCGACGTCGGGATTCTCGAGTACCGCGGCTACCCGATTGAAGTCCTCGCCGAAAAGTGCACCTATCTCGAGGTCGCTTACCTGCTCCTCAACGGCGAACTGCCTGACGCCGCACAGCTCAAGGAATGGGACGATTCGATCCGCTTCCATACGGTCGTTCACGAGAACATTAAACGGCAGATGGAATCGTTCCGCTACGATGCCCACCCGATGGGAATGCTGATCAGCACCGTCGCGGCGATGTCGACGTTTTATCCGGAAGCGAAGAAGGTCGGTTCGCCGGAAAACCGTGCGGTGCAGATCAAACGTCTGATCGCCAAAGTCCCGACAATTGCAGCCTTTTCGTATCGCCACAGCCAGGGCCATCCCTACGTTTATCCGAACAACGATCTGTCTTACACCGAGAACTTTCTGGCGATGATGTTCCAGATGTTCAACAACGGTTATAAGCCCGATCCGGCCCTGGTCCGGGCTCTTGAAGTGCTTTTCATTCTGCACGCCGATCACGAGCAGAACTGCTCGACCAGCGTGATGCGGGCCATCGGTTCTTCCGACGCCGACCCGTATTCGGCCCACGCCGGCGCCGCCGCTGCTCTCTACGGCCCCCTGCACGGCGGTGCGAACGAAGCCGTGCTGCGAATGCTGGCTGAAATTGGCAGCGTGAAGGAAGTTCCGAAGTATGTCGCCCGTTGCAAGAGCGGCGAAATGCGGCTGATGGGCTTCGGCCACCGCGTTTACAAGAACTACGATCCGCGGGCCCGCATCATCAAGAAGTGTGCGGAAGAAGTGTTCGACGTCACTGGCCGCAATCCGCTGTTGGATGTGGCACTTGAACTCGAACGGATCGCCCTCGAAGACGAATACTTCGTGAAGCGCAAGCTGTATCCGAACGTCGACTTCTACTCGGGTCTGATTTACGAAGCGATGGGCTTGCCGGTGACGATGTTCCCGGTTCTGTTCGCGATTCCCCGGACCGCCGGCTGGCTGGCGCAGTGGAAGGAATCGATGGAAGACGAAGAGCAGCGGATTCAGCGTCCCCGCCAGATCTATCTGGGCGAGCGGACGAGAGACTTTGTGCCGCTGGAAAAACGGCCTGCCGCTCCCAAAGCCTGA